From a single Acidobacteriota bacterium genomic region:
- a CDS encoding DUF2088 domain-containing protein, with amino-acid sequence MSEYLFTKIRQQFDSTSLGDIEQTVIEQVSAKLNIAPGASIAIGAGSRGIANIARIVGAVVNAIKAKGGAPFVFPAMGSHGGATAEGQQEILATYGITEETMGCPIRSSMEVVQLDNGGLELPLYMDKYAHDSDGIILVNRIKPHTAFHGTYESGLVKMSIIGLGKERLANAIHSFGVHGLKVLMPQAGRKILETGKVLLGVGIVENAYDETAIIETLTPAEILAREPVLLDIAKAKLPSFPLNEIDVLVVDQIGKNISGSGMDPNIIGRMRIRGSSDEPPFPDIKSIVITDLTDVSHGNACGIGLADVTTRRLADKIDWDVTYMNGITSGFYEHFMLPIVAPTDRQALDWGIRASHDPHKPKKLVRIQDTLHLGEMYVSDAALAEVKGKVEIVGQPMNLFDPQGSLIPF; translated from the coding sequence ATGAGCGAGTACCTATTCACCAAAATCCGCCAGCAATTTGACAGCACATCGCTCGGCGATATTGAACAAACCGTCATCGAACAAGTTTCTGCCAAGCTGAACATCGCGCCCGGCGCGAGCATCGCCATCGGCGCTGGCAGCCGAGGAATTGCCAACATCGCGCGCATCGTCGGCGCGGTCGTCAACGCCATCAAAGCCAAAGGCGGCGCTCCGTTCGTTTTCCCGGCAATGGGCAGCCACGGCGGAGCCACAGCCGAAGGTCAGCAGGAAATTTTGGCGACTTACGGCATTACAGAAGAAACCATGGGCTGCCCGATTCGGTCTTCTATGGAAGTCGTGCAATTGGACAACGGTGGATTGGAATTGCCACTGTACATGGATAAATACGCGCACGATTCCGACGGCATCATTCTGGTCAACCGCATCAAACCGCACACGGCCTTTCACGGCACCTACGAAAGCGGATTGGTCAAAATGAGCATCATCGGGTTGGGCAAAGAGCGATTGGCCAATGCGATTCACAGTTTTGGCGTTCACGGATTGAAAGTGTTGATGCCGCAAGCCGGACGCAAAATTCTGGAAACGGGAAAGGTGCTGCTGGGCGTGGGGATTGTCGAAAACGCTTATGACGAAACGGCAATTATCGAAACCCTGACACCAGCAGAAATTCTGGCGCGCGAACCGGTACTGCTCGACATCGCCAAAGCCAAATTGCCGAGTTTTCCGCTGAATGAAATTGATGTGTTGGTCGTGGATCAAATCGGCAAAAACATCAGCGGTTCGGGAATGGACCCGAACATCATCGGGCGAATGCGGATTCGCGGTTCGTCCGACGAACCGCCGTTTCCCGACATCAAATCCATCGTCATTACTGATCTGACGGATGTGTCGCACGGCAATGCTTGCGGCATTGGCTTGGCGGATGTCACGACACGACGGTTGGCTGACAAAATTGATTGGGACGTGACGTATATGAACGGCATCACCAGCGGATTTTATGAACACTTCATGCTGCCGATCGTCGCGCCGACGGATCGGCAAGCTCTGGACTGGGGCATTCGCGCCAGCCACGATCCGCACAAGCCCAAAAAGCTGGTTCGAATTCAGGATACGTTGCATTTGGGCGAGATGTACGTATCGGACGCCGCGCTGGCAGAAGTGAAAGGCAAAGTGGAAATCGTCGGCCAGCCCATGAACCTATTCGACCCACAAGGCTCGTTGATTCCGTTTTAA
- a CDS encoding type II toxin-antitoxin system VapC family toxin — MNLLLDTHTFLWFAVASLGKSLPEPTRELLEDKSNRIYLSSASPWEVAIKVSIGKLQLPQSIRQIVQTEINNNDLILLDIGLAHLDLVERLPFHHKDPFDRLLIAQAEVEGFTIVGVDAAFDAYGVNRLWLR; from the coding sequence ATGAACCTTTTGCTGGACACGCATACATTTCTCTGGTTCGCTGTCGCCAGTCTTGGCAAGAGTTTACCTGAGCCAACCAGAGAGCTACTCGAAGACAAAAGCAACCGGATTTATCTGAGCAGTGCCAGCCCCTGGGAAGTGGCGATCAAAGTTTCCATCGGTAAATTGCAATTGCCGCAATCCATCCGGCAGATTGTGCAAACAGAGATCAACAACAATGACCTCATCTTGTTGGACATAGGATTGGCGCATCTCGATTTGGTCGAACGCCTGCCTTTTCATCACAAAGATCCCTTTGACCGTTTGCTAATTGCACAAGCGGAGGTCGAAGGATTTACCATCGTGGGTGTAGATGCAGCCTTTGACGCTTACGGCGTCAATCGTCTTTGGCTGAGATAA
- a CDS encoding DUF2281 domain-containing protein, producing MSAIAIDISELDISVKDLLARLKRGQEIIITASNQPVAKLTAVGEQTIEEGSVSKRRQSGLTKGAAWMSPDFDEPLEDFAEYMP from the coding sequence ATGTCCGCCATTGCCATAGACATTTCAGAACTGGACATTTCGGTCAAAGACTTGCTTGCACGACTCAAACGCGGCCAGGAAATCATTATCACTGCCAGCAACCAACCGGTGGCGAAATTGACTGCCGTCGGCGAACAAACAATTGAAGAGGGCTCGGTTTCCAAACGTCGCCAAAGCGGATTGACTAAAGGGGCAGCCTGGATGAGTCCCGATTTCGACGAACCGCTGGAAGATTTCGCCGAGTACATGCCATGA
- a CDS encoding carboxylesterase family protein has protein sequence MRLKTQHAFCFAVLLVTSLAASTLAQTQVKIANGTLEGVVEKSGVRSFKGVPFGAPPVGDFRWKPPQPVKNWTGVRKADKFGPRCMQRAIFGDMNFRSDGMSEDCLYLNVWTPAKTGKEKLPVLVYFFGGGFMAGDGSEPRYDGESMATKGIVAVTISYRLGVFGFMAHPELTKESPNHSSGNYALFDQYAALKWVQENIAAFGGDPKKVTIAGESAGSIAVSAQMASPLSKNLIAGAIGESGSIMGALSATPLSDGEQAGVKFGQAIGKDSLTALRAMPADQLLEATAKPGLPRFSPVVDGYFFPKDPAAIFAAGEQAHVPLLAGSNSEESGYFAVLGRETPTVENYKKAIERLYPGKGEQVFKLYPASNESEVMDAARDLAGDRFIAFSTWKWVELATKTGGKPTYYYRYDRPRPAMRPEMGNAQAGLAGGVIRNPQPNAGPPRPAPRGAVHSAEIEYAMGNLDGNKVYAWTPDDYKVSKGMQEYFANFIKTGNPNGKGLPNWPTFKANQRMIIDVNTRAEADKVRARYEFHESLLKK, from the coding sequence ATGAGACTCAAAACCCAACACGCTTTTTGCTTCGCAGTTTTGCTGGTAACAAGCCTTGCCGCGAGTACGCTCGCGCAAACGCAGGTCAAAATCGCAAACGGCACGCTGGAAGGCGTGGTCGAAAAATCCGGCGTCCGCAGTTTCAAAGGCGTTCCTTTTGGCGCTCCGCCGGTTGGCGATTTCCGCTGGAAACCGCCGCAACCGGTCAAAAACTGGACAGGCGTGCGCAAGGCCGACAAGTTCGGCCCGCGCTGCATGCAGCGCGCGATTTTCGGTGACATGAATTTTCGCTCCGACGGCATGAGCGAAGATTGCCTGTACCTGAACGTTTGGACGCCCGCCAAAACCGGCAAAGAGAAGTTGCCCGTGCTGGTGTACTTTTTTGGCGGCGGCTTTATGGCGGGCGATGGTTCCGAACCGCGCTACGACGGCGAAAGCATGGCGACCAAAGGCATCGTCGCCGTGACGATCAGTTACCGGCTGGGCGTGTTTGGCTTCATGGCACACCCGGAACTGACCAAAGAATCGCCGAATCATTCCTCCGGCAATTACGCGCTGTTTGATCAATACGCGGCGCTGAAATGGGTGCAGGAAAACATCGCTGCGTTCGGCGGCGACCCGAAAAAAGTAACGATTGCCGGTGAATCCGCCGGTTCCATCGCCGTCAGCGCGCAAATGGCTTCGCCGTTGTCAAAGAATCTGATTGCCGGAGCCATCGGCGAAAGCGGTTCGATTATGGGCGCGTTGTCGGCGACTCCGCTCAGCGATGGCGAACAAGCGGGCGTCAAATTCGGGCAAGCAATCGGCAAGGATTCGCTGACGGCTTTGCGCGCAATGCCCGCCGATCAATTGCTGGAAGCGACTGCGAAACCCGGCTTGCCGCGGTTTTCGCCGGTCGTGGATGGGTACTTTTTCCCGAAAGACCCGGCAGCAATTTTTGCCGCTGGCGAACAAGCGCACGTTCCATTGCTGGCCGGATCGAACTCCGAAGAATCGGGTTATTTCGCCGTACTGGGGCGCGAAACGCCCACGGTGGAAAATTACAAGAAAGCGATCGAACGACTCTATCCGGGTAAAGGCGAGCAGGTGTTCAAACTCTATCCTGCAAGCAACGAAAGCGAAGTAATGGACGCCGCGCGCGATTTGGCTGGCGATCGCTTTATCGCCTTCAGCACGTGGAAATGGGTGGAGTTGGCGACCAAAACCGGCGGCAAACCGACGTACTATTACCGCTATGACCGACCACGCCCGGCGATGCGTCCTGAAATGGGCAACGCGCAAGCAGGCTTGGCGGGCGGCGTCATTCGCAATCCACAACCGAACGCTGGCCCTCCTCGTCCGGCTCCGCGCGGCGCAGTGCATTCCGCTGAAATCGAATACGCAATGGGCAATCTGGACGGCAATAAGGTTTACGCCTGGACGCCGGACGATTACAAAGTGTCGAAGGGAATGCAGGAATACTTTGCCAACTTCATCAAAACGGGCAATCCGAACGGCAAGGGGTTGCCGAACTGGCCGACCTTCAAAGCCAACCAACGAATGATCATTGACGTGAACACACGCGCCGAAGCCGATAAGGTGCGCGCTCGGTATGAATTCCACGAGTCGCTACTGAAAAAATGA
- a CDS encoding esterase: MIRQKSSSIAGLFLLLSALCSAAFAQPAQRQPTPNDTLKSPEVLSDGRVVFRIYAPKASEVTVGGDWIPQGLGQGGKLTKDEQGVWSLTVGPLPPDFYSYSFTVDGVRTLDPKNAMIKQGVTSVDNMFFLPGANAAFQDSKAVPHGEIRKVWYQSTTLNEERRLHIYFPPGYDSGKNRYPVFYLLHGGGDEDSGWSTIGRAGFILDNLIAAGKAKPMLVVMPNGSLPRPPVVPGVPPDPAATAAFQDRFVSELLKDIVPFVEKTYRVLPGSPNRAIAGLSMGGGQTMRVVGSNPDQFAYVGVWSAGVNPQTSADFEKRNAALLDNAEKANKQIKLFSVSVGEKDTLAFSGSKNLDEILKKRNIRHEMNVSAGGHTWINWRHYLNDYAQKLFQSAGK, from the coding sequence ATGATTCGTCAAAAGAGTTCATCAATCGCGGGATTGTTCCTGCTGCTTTCCGCGCTTTGCTCCGCCGCATTCGCTCAACCCGCGCAGCGCCAACCTACTCCAAACGACACGCTCAAATCGCCGGAAGTGCTTTCGGATGGACGCGTGGTCTTTCGCATCTACGCGCCGAAAGCCTCGGAAGTCACCGTCGGCGGCGACTGGATTCCGCAAGGACTGGGACAAGGCGGAAAACTGACCAAAGACGAACAAGGCGTTTGGTCGCTCACCGTCGGGCCCTTGCCCCCGGATTTTTACAGCTATTCGTTCACCGTGGATGGCGTTCGCACGCTGGATCCGAAAAACGCCATGATCAAACAAGGCGTCACCAGCGTGGACAATATGTTTTTCCTGCCCGGAGCAAACGCCGCGTTTCAAGACAGCAAAGCCGTTCCGCACGGTGAGATTCGCAAGGTTTGGTACCAATCCACAACGCTGAATGAAGAGCGCAGGCTGCACATTTACTTCCCGCCGGGGTACGATAGCGGCAAAAACAGGTATCCGGTTTTTTATTTGTTGCACGGCGGCGGCGATGAAGATTCCGGTTGGAGCACGATTGGCCGCGCGGGGTTTATCCTGGACAATTTGATTGCCGCCGGAAAAGCCAAACCGATGTTGGTGGTGATGCCCAATGGTAGTTTGCCCCGTCCGCCAGTGGTTCCGGGAGTACCGCCCGATCCGGCGGCAACCGCCGCGTTCCAGGATCGGTTCGTCAGCGAACTGCTGAAAGACATTGTGCCGTTCGTTGAAAAGACCTATCGCGTGTTGCCAGGCAGCCCGAATCGCGCCATCGCAGGGCTTTCGATGGGCGGCGGCCAGACGATGCGCGTCGTCGGCAGCAATCCCGATCAGTTTGCCTATGTCGGCGTATGGAGCGCGGGCGTCAATCCACAAACCTCGGCAGATTTTGAAAAACGCAACGCGGCTCTGCTGGATAATGCCGAGAAAGCCAATAAACAGATCAAACTGTTTTCGGTCAGCGTCGGCGAAAAAGACACGCTTGCTTTCAGTGGTTCAAAAAACCTGGACGAGATTTTGAAAAAGCGTAACATCCGGCATGAAATGAACGTCAGCGCAGGTGGGCATACCTGGATCAACTGGCGGCATTACCTGAACGATTACGCGCAGAAGCTGTTTCAGTCGGCTGGCAAGTGA